In Vigna unguiculata cultivar IT97K-499-35 chromosome 3, ASM411807v1, whole genome shotgun sequence, a single genomic region encodes these proteins:
- the LOC114179878 gene encoding adenylate kinase 4, with amino-acid sequence MSNTNLEDVPSLDLMTELLRRFKCSSKPDKRLILIGPPGSGKGTQSPIIKDEYCLCHLATGDMLRAAVAAKTPLGVKAKEAMDKGELVSDDLVVGIIDEAMKKPSCQKGFILDGFPRTVVQAQKLDEMLDKQGVKVDKVLNFAIDDSVLEERITGRWIHPSSGRTYHTKFAPPKVAGVDDVTGEPLIQRKDDTAAVLKSRLEAFHRQTEPVIDYYSKKGVVANLHAEKPPKEVTVEVEKVLS; translated from the exons ATGTCGAACACTAACTTGGAAGATGTTCCCTCTCTGGATCTCATGACTGAGCTCCTTCGTCGCTTCAAGTGCTCCTCCAAACCTGACAAGCGCCTTATTCTCATTG GCCCACCTGGATCTGGTAAAGGTACCCAGTCGCCAATCATAAAGGATGAGTACTGCTTATGCCACTTAGCTACTGGTGATATGTTAAGAGCAGCTGTAGCTGCCAAGACCCCTCTTGGTGTTAAGGCTAAAGAAGCTATGGATAAG GGAGAACTTGTTTCTGATGACTTGGTTGTTGGGATTATAGATGAAGCAATGAAAAAACCATCATGTCAGAAAGGTTTCATTCTTGATGGTTTCCCAAGAACTGTGGTCCAAGCACAGAAG CTTGATGAGATGCTGGATAAGCAGGGGGTGAAAGTTGATAAGGTGCTCAATTTTGCAATTGACGATTCAGTCCTTGAGGAGCGAATTACTGGTCGCTGGATACACCCATCTAGTGGCAGAACATACCACACAAAATTTGCCCCTCCTAAGGTTGCGGGGGTTGATGAT GTTACGGGCGAACCACTTATCCAGCGTAAGGATGACACTGCAGCTGTTCTGAAGTCAAGACTGGAGGCATTTCATAGGCAAACTGAGCCC GTTATTGACTACTATTCGAAGAAGGGCGTAGTTGCTAATCTTCATGCTGAGAAACCTCCCAAAGAGGTGACAGTTGAAGTAGAGAAAGTGCTGTCTTAG